In Setaria italica strain Yugu1 chromosome IX, Setaria_italica_v2.0, whole genome shotgun sequence, the genomic stretch GATTGAGAAACTCAGGCGGGATCCGGCGGATAATGTTGGTATTATAGAGAAACTTCACCGGAACATCAAGAAAGACAATGCGACTATTGCAGAGCAAGCGAAAGGAATAGCTGTTATGGGCGCCAAGCTTGAGGAGAAGACCAAATTCATCGACGAAACTCAGGCAATTTTGAAACGGAAGTTTGATGAAGTCTACGAGGCATACAAAGCCGCGCTTCACCCCTTTGGTGCCGAGCCCTATCCCTTGCCGGTTGATGGTGATGTCGCGGATGTTTGTGAGTGGATGAAGAATGAGTTTGAAAGCCTGCCCAAAGTCATAACTAGTCTTAATGATTATGCCGCAAATTTCTACTTTGAAAGTACCCTTCAACTCCTTGGGGTTGAGGACTGCGATCACTTCTTGACGCTCAGAGGGGAGCAGTATAGATTCCCACTGACTTCGGAGTTAGGTGCCCGAGAGAAAACTGGGAATGTGAGAGCGGTGAAGTGGAGTATTTTCAGGCGACTCTGGGCTACATCAGGTGTAGAGTACATTCAGCAGCTTGCCAAGGAAAGGCTGGAGCAAGAGAAGGAAATGGCGGCCAAGCTCGAAGCGGAGGAGAAACGTGATGACGAAGCTGTGCACCTTAGACTGGGTAGAGTTCTAGGGGCTGAGGAATTCTTGTGAAAAACTTTTGAAAAAGACATCTGTTTGTTTTGTAATAGCATTGTAGTCGTGGCGCTTGTTGACACTTGAATTGTGGCTGAAGCAATTTGACATTTATTTTCTGGGGATGTGTAAATGCGTTTTGTTTGGTGGTGAAGTGTCGTGCTTACTTTTTTAGTTTCTTGCGTACTTGTTCTCCTTTCTTTTGCAGGGGCTTGGAGTTTTTCTTTGGGCTAGCTTCACTAGGCCTACCGCGGCTGGCTCCTACGAAAGGGCGGTTAAGAGGATGGTTTGTTTGGAAAACATGTCACCCCCCAGATCtgtgggaggagagagagggagacagGCCAAAGCCGTGATCCTGTTCAATAAGAAATTTGGGCAGATTGTTACTTGGGATGTTTCCTATCATTATGGTGCTTTGCACTTGTGTCCGGGGAATGAAAAAAAGTAGATGGCAACAAGAAGAAAGATTGTGATCGAAGGTGGAAATTTTGTAATGGTTTGATTGTTTTTGGAAAAAGGGGCTGGAGCGCGCTTTATGCTATAAAGTAGATTAGTCAGTACATCACTCGAAACTGGATTTTGCTGACTTAGGGAATAACAAGAGTTTGGTTGATATCGCAACCCTTGGTTTGTGTTGTGACTTTTTTTGGTGTAAAGTGTTTTGCTAGAGCTTCGTGAATAGGGTGGAAAGATGAAACCTCGAGTTGTCCTAGCGGAGGAGGGGTTGCCAAAAGACATTGTCCCCCCTTTAACTTTGTTCCGCCCGGCCGAAGTTGCAGGTTATCCTTGCGAAAGGTTGATGAAAAGGCCAGcatgtttttttgaaaaaaatgtcaCCCGCCTCCTTCTAGCTTTCGCAAGGGGAACTAAAAAGATGTCTTTCCCTTCTTGGCGCTCATGCAGAGAGTAGGACGTTGAGCTGAAGCCGCGATCCTTTCTTGTGAAAGTCAGGCGAGAGTAATCCTTTgtaaaaaaatgtcaccccccccTTTGGGCTTTCGTGAGAAAAGAGAGCGTGCTGAGGCGAGCCTATCTTTGAGAAGGGTTGCTTCAGGCGAAGCAGAACTAGTGAACAACTTTTCCTAAGGGCGTGGCCGGTGTGGAGAATAGGCTAGTAACACTTAATTTGCGCATATAGTGCACTTTATAATGATACATAATTTGTTTAGAGTGCTTGGTCGTACGAGGCAcaaggttacgcaacttgttgttgctttgttATGGGAGATATACCTTTTTTCCTCCTCATGAAAGCGCGAggtcatgcaacttgttgttgctcttGTGAATGTAAAACGTACTTTTCTCCTCCGCATGAAAGCgtgaggtcacgcaacttgttgttgctcttGTGAATGTAAAACGTACTTTTCTCCTCCGCATGAAATCGCGAGGTCacacaacttgttgttgctcttGTGAATGTAAAACGTACTTTTCTTCTCCGCATGAaagcgcgaggtcacgcaacttgttgttgctccGTGAAAGAGACTATAGGGGAAACTTTACTTTATTATGCATCGGGAATTTTTACATGgatctgcctcgttaaaaaTCTTGCCTCCAGAATGGagcccccctagcaaggaaaagagtacaGTCCAGACTCTATGACATGAAAAGTAAGTGCAGAAAAGAAAGTAAAGTTGTCGCTTTCGGTATTGTTTATAGTTCCATAAGCAGGTGACGGACCTCTACGGATAGTATTTTTGCAGAGTGTCTATGTTCCAagtgatgtagcactggcccgatcttccaaaaggtagtgataaattcaatttggtggagactcgacgttgacgattcgagcttctaatcagacataattcgaatccctgcaatcgctacaccgctgctccgttggttatcaaccaagcacaacttgactGACCTcaccgagaaggctttccctacAAGCGAATcaaaggacacaagcaagaaaatataaacacgcaatctaatattgcaaatatgaatgaagtaaagaaggttcaagctctcaattcgaaaggactaatcgacacagtcgaggagaacaagaacaagggCCCTAGATCACTGTAAAGGACTTGTTGCCATAGTTACATCGAATCAATCTCGGTTTCTCAAAGGAAacctagaactaaacaaaacccaccTTTCTAAGGTggcggctactgagtttatataaaaaatggATGACTAGAGTTGGGGGCGACCAGGGAGGGGGCACCCACAACATGGGCTtaatcccaatgggatccaacacATCACGGCGTTCGttgcgctgtgcgaggggttcttgggcatcgagcccaacttctccctCTGGAAGTATTTCTTCGTGGTCAACCTGTACTAGAAGACCGAGAGGAGGGGGAGCCAGCAACGGACAATCCCGGTGCCAATCGGGTGCGCCGCCATCCATCTCCGCCAGAACCGtgccaaggagtatatggcgatgaagaccgcggcgtcccacaaggggtggcatcatcagtggttctatgtgaagaactaccctaACTCCCCCTTGCCGGCGCCAGAGCTGTGGTCGTACGGcctggtggagaaggagaagaagcggattgCCAGTttgcttcaggccatcgagcacctgaagggaaaggggcTGACCGGGGTCGGAGTAATCAGGGCGTACCATGCTCGGAGGGTGGCACCGCTGATGCTCCAGGTTCGCTCGCTCGCCGAGATGGCTCCCGACgtgccgaccgagggcaccgtccttgcaACGGGTGCCCTTTCCACCACCGAGATCTGGCAGCGAGTCCGAGAGGCGCTGGAtgacaaggacgccgattaTCCAATGCCCGATCACCCCCGATGCGCCTGGACGAGAATTTCATCGATCCGGTGAGGACTTTGCGCTCGTGTTCTTTTTTCCTGCATTTCTTTGTTCGCCGCTCTGACGCGGAGCTTTCGTGTCTGTAGGGCCACATGGCCAACATCGTCGACTCGCGCCCACCGGTGCTAGAGGATgctgagcggcggcagcggaactGCTTCCTCGCCGAGGAGCAGAAGAGGCGCAAAGACAAGGAGACgacgaggaagaaaaagaaggccgccaaggagttccaacggcggcggcgaggcaatGTCATGttggatgacgacgacgacgacgatgaagagtaggaggaggaagaggaggaggaagaggaggaggagttcgttCTGGCCCCTCGGCCGGGCGTGCTCGTCATTCGGGAGCAGCGCCCTAAAATGGCCGTGGGGGATGAGCCGAGCAGACCACCCGCCCGGGACTCGACCCCACAGAGCTCTAGGGCCGCACCCCAGGGGTCAGCGCGAGGCACGCCTTGGGAGTCGATGGAGCTGACCCCCAACCCTCTGCCTACATCCCAAGACGCCCCAGGGTTGACGTCGGGCTCGGAAGCGAAACGCTCCAGCCATCCCCGCGCTGAGGGAGTGTAAGTGGGAATTCCTCGCGCATCTTGCTCCTTCCTAGGCGTCAAGCCGTTTTTTGATGATGTCACTTTTGCTTCACAGCGCTCCTCGGGACTTTGTCCCACCGCTagcgccgaagaaggcgctgCAAGTGTCGTCCGCCTCTATGGGACGAGCCGCGACCCCGCCGGCAGCTAGCGGCGGTGTCGCCGGAGAGACCACAAAACCTACCGTGGAGGAGCCCTCTGCAACAACAACCGGAGGAAAGATGCCGCAGCCGGGCGCGGGGTAGGGTCCGAcccttgctcctccttccttctccgtAGCCAACCCTGCGGGGCAAGGTGTTGCCCCTGGGGTCCCTCCGTCCCACGAGGTGATAGACCTCGATGAcgacgcggaggaggagccggcggctccggcggcggcagcggagatggcggcggctgaGGTGGGGATGGCTGCCCCAGCGATCGTGATGAAGGCGCCGGCAGCAGTGGAGGCAGGGATGCCTGCCCCAGTGGCCACGACGGAGACACtagcggtggcgggggcgggaaTGCCTGCCCCGGAGATCATGACGGAGGCGGGTACGCCTACCCCAGCGGACGTGACGGAGGCCGCCGCAGTGGTAGGGATGGGAACGCCCGCTCCGGAAGCCCTGACGGAGATGGTGGTGGACGTGACAGGACCGTCATCGAGGACGGCGGCATTAGAGGTGGTGGCTcctgctccggtggcggcgtcggagacggcggcgtcgggggcggCCAGAGCGGCTCCCACCCTTGCCCTATTTAATCCCGTTCCCAAGGCATGGGGTGGGCCTACCCTGCGCTGGAGGGTACGCGATGACCCACAGCAACCCCTCTTCATGCTGGACGATGCCGAGGAGTAGGGCAAGTGGCAAGCGGTGTAGGACGGGCTCGCGAATGTCCACGCTGCCCTGTTTTCCgcgatgggggagctggacggcgtcgtcATTCCTGGTGGTCAGGTATGGTGTTTCCCCGGTGGTTGTTTTCCTCTTATCTCTTCATTGTTGAGCATAAATTGTTTTGTAGGCCCTCCAAGACTGCAGCCGTTGGAAATCTGAGTTCCTCCAGCTCGAGCGGGGGCTCTAGGAACGCTTCTTTGTGGAGAGGAGGTGGACCGGGGAGCTGATCGCGCAAGTCGCCGCTGCTCAGCAAGTCATCAATGACCTGCGCAGGTGTGAGGAGGTGGCGTGGGAGGACGCGCGATGGGCAGAGGACAAGTTCCAGGCCATCGTCGACAAGGCTTGCCTCGATCgagaggagttccaggccgctgctgagaaggcccgccttgatgccgaggagctcgcacggctgaagggggaaTATGAAAcccttcagaaaaccgttgAGCAtatccggcgcgagcggcagaaAGCTTGGCAGGACTGGGACTTCGAGGTGACCCGGAGGGAAGAGGCCAAGAAGATGGCGGCCGAGCTCGGGGCGAAGGTCAGTCAGCTCCACATGCAActgcaggggcttcagaccgccATGGCCCAGGGGCTCGATCGGGAGCGTGAGTTGAAGGCTTAGTCCAAGGGTAAGGCTCCTCTTGCCTCTTTGCCTTTGTGGTGTTGCGATGGTTTCTAATTTGGACTTCTATGGATGGACCTTACAGATGAAATCGCCCAGCTAAGGGAGGTCCTCGACGCGGAGCGCGCCGAGCACGGCAACCTGTAGGATGTGGTCCACGTTGTCTGTGACGGCCTTGGCGTGGTCCAGGGGGCGGGGACGAGTTCATTGGTGACTCGTGTCCTCAGGACATACCAGCAGGCCCGTGAGATCACTCTGGAAGTGCTCTGTGTCGGTGTGAGGTGGGCCTTCggcgtcttcggctcccactactccggcatcaactttgccgggatgagcgggggacgcctccggctactccgatgccgagctggacgagatggacacgtcggtgctcaacccagcagaggccttggcgaagcttctggaggatgaagccatccCGCCTGAAGACCCCAGGatgagttagctgtatcgggcttaagcgccccagatgtaaatatgttagtttgactttgaacttgtttttgtgatggccacagaggccttttctataatttGTTGAAAAAAGTTTttgatcctctttcttgttttttgggtttggaaagtttagagcgcggGTCGGGTGCATCAGTAAGCGCTGATgggcgaaggcaccgtagccactagggcgtaggttttttcgcagtccgatcagtcttgcctaaACGCcgttcgtgcactctctccttttcacgcCCAAATGTTTAGGAAAAGGGTCGACTCAGAaagaaatggtgttttgagaagatgtcaagtgacttgggccggatcccctgatagcccccaagAGAGATGCGGCCCTcgggcagagccagggtcggatatccctgagtttgATATGAAACTTGAACGAAATCGACTCAAAATTCCTTTTCCGTTGAATTGACAAGTTACAAAAATgtttatgtacagaacttgcaaacaaaaactaagggtagaagcgtcttagctcctctatgttccaagcgttgttgAAGATCTATCCGTtaggggtcgccagcttgtacgtgcctggccgcagtacttgTGCAACGAtcaaaggaccttcccatggaggaGTCAGCTTGTGCTGACCTCtattgtcctggacgaggcgaagcaccaGATCGCTGACGTTGAAGGCTCAGCCTTGCACCTTACGGCTGTGGTAgcgtcgtaaggcctgctggtacttggccgagtgcagtaGGGCCACATTGCGTGCTTCGTTGAGCTGGTCTTGCGcatcttcgagcgatgcctggttcccctattcgtcgtatgccttgaccctcggtgaTCCGTACTCTAGGTCGGTGGGGAAGATTGCCTCGaacccgtaaaccatgaagaacagGGTGAAGCCGGTCGCcctactgggggtcgtcctcaaacTCCACAGGACCGCGGGGCCGAACTTTTTGAGttggtcgaagatccgtggctttagaccctggagtatcatgtcgTTGGCTAGTTCAACCTGCCTGTTCatgcgggggtgcgccacggctgacgagtccactcggatgtggtggtcgtcgcaaaactggaggaatttcttcccggtgaactgtgTGCCGTTGtccatgatgatggagttggggattctaaagcgatggatgatgtcggtgaagaactgcaccgcctgctcggacttgatttgtgCAACCGgtcgtgcctcgatccactttgagaacttgtcgacggcgacaagcaggtgggtgaagcccccgggcgccttcttgaaaGGCCTGACAAGGTCCAgtccccagaccgcgaagggccatgtgatggggatggtctggagcgcttGTGCGGGCAGATGAGTCTGGcgcgcgaagaattggcacccttcgcaggtgtggaccacgtgggtggcgtcggcgaccgccgtcggctAGTAGAAGCCCTGCCGGAAAGCATTCCtgacgagggttcttggcgcggtGTGGTGGTCGCAGGCCCCAGCGTGGATGTCCTgaatcagcgcctttccctattcaatcgggatgcagcgctggaggatgccggtgtggctccgctTATAGAGCTCCTGGttgatgatgacgaaggatttagCGCGACGCGCAATCCTGcgtgcctccgtcttgttcgtTGGGAGCGTCAcacggatgaggtagtcgaggtatgggactctccagtcaggcggggggtcgggcTCCGCTACTAGGTCCGCGTTGATCCCCATGACTTCGGGGTTCGGGGGATCGGCTCCCGAGCCTAGGATCGGTGGTGTGCCGCCGACTCCTCCCGGGTCGGTGCCCGAGCCCAGGACAGGTGGCATGTCGCCGACCCTTCCCGAGTCAGCGCCCAAGTCCGGGATAGGTGGCGTGTTGCCGACCCCTCCCGGTTCTTTGTTGCGGATGGAGGGCTTGtactggtcgctgacgaagatgCCATCGAGGATGGGCTttcggccggatgccgccttcgccagttCGTCAGCCACCTTGTTGAAACGTCTTGTGCTGTGGTTGAGTTCCagtccgtcgaacttgtcttcgaggtTGTGAACCTCGTCGCAATACGCCGCCATCTTGGGGttgtggcagctccactccttcatgacttgttcgacgactagctgagagtcaccTCGGATGTCGAGCCGTCgaatgcccagctcgatggcgatgcgtaGCCTattgaggagagcctcgtactcagtGACATTATTAGATCCAGGGAAGTAGAGGTAGATCATGTACCTCGTGCGCACgccgagaggagagacgaagaccagaCCCGCTCTGGCACGggccttcatcaacgacccgtcgaagtacatcgtccagtactcctgcttctccggcgctgatggcgtctggatcttCATCCACTCTACAACAAAGTCGGCAAGTACCTAGGATTTGATGGTggtgcggggggcgtaggtgatgccctagtccatgagctcgagcgcccactttgCGATCCGTCCTGTGGCATCCTGATTCCAGATCACTTCACCGTGGGGGAACGACGAAACGACCATCactgggtgggaggtgaagtagtggcgcagcttcctcttcgtgatgaggacggcgtagatgagcttttGGATCTACGGGTAGTGCGCCTTGGACTCGAACaggacctcgctgacgaagtacacctgacgttgcaccttgagggcgtgtccctcctcctctcgctccaccaccaaagctgcgctgaccacctgggtggtcgccgcgatgtagagctgGAGGGGCTCCCTGTCGGTTGGCAGCACtaggattggggccttcgtcaggaggttcttgagccggtcaagcgcctcctgggccttGGTGGTCCACTcaaagcggtcggtcttctttagtagtcggtagagagggagcccccgttcgccgagacgcgagatgaagcggctcagggccgttAGGCATCCTGTGATgcgctgaactccctttatgtttcgaatcagccccatgtcgctgatggccgctattttCTTCGGGTTGACTTCGATGCCACGCACGGAGACGATTAAACCCAGCAGCACgcccctcggaaccccgaaAACGCACTTTTCAGgttgagcttgatgcgcttTTCTCT encodes the following:
- the LOC101761769 gene encoding uncharacterized protein LOC101761769; translated protein: MAAYCDEVHNLEDKFDGLELNHSTRRFNKVADELAKAASGRKPILDGIFVSDQYKPSIRNKEPGGVGNTPPIPDLGADSGRVGDMPPVLGSGTDPGGVGGTPPILGSGADPPNPEVMGINADLVAEPDPPPDWRGKALIQDIHAGACDHHTAPRTLVRNAFRQGFY